The proteins below come from a single Chromatiales bacterium genomic window:
- the gcvH gene encoding glycine cleavage system protein GcvH, translating into MSDIPNDLRYTESHEWLRVEDDGTITVGVTDHAQAALGDLVYVELPEVGADFAAGAECAVVESVKAASDVYCPLTGEIVAVNETLNDAPETVNQDPYGDGWLFRIRVADADAVNDLLDAEAYGEVAEADSH; encoded by the coding sequence ATGAGTGATATTCCCAACGATCTGCGCTACACCGAATCGCATGAATGGCTGCGTGTCGAAGACGACGGCACCATCACCGTCGGCGTCACCGACCATGCGCAGGCCGCGCTCGGTGATCTCGTGTATGTGGAACTGCCCGAGGTCGGCGCCGATTTCGCCGCCGGTGCCGAGTGCGCGGTGGTCGAGTCCGTAAAGGCGGCCTCGGATGTGTATTGCCCGCTGACCGGTGAGATCGTCGCCGTCAACGAAACCCTGAACGATGCGCCGGAGACGGTGAACCAGGATCCATACGGCGACGGCTGGCTGTTTCGCATCCGCGTCGCGGACGCCGATGCGGTCAACGATCTGCTCGATGCCGAGGCCTACGGCGAGGTCGCCGAAGCCGACTCGCACTAG
- the gcvT gene encoding glycine cleavage system aminomethyltransferase GcvT, with protein sequence MGKKTPLHDTHVAAGARMVDFGGWDMPLHYGSQLEEHHAVRRDAGMFDVSHMTVVDMRGQGVASYLRRLLANDVAKLPKGKALYSCMLDENAGVIDDLITYHVEDRFFRTVVNAATRDKDLAWLQQQTDGYDVEIKERPDLAMVAVQGPNAREKATAALGDRAAVIADSLKPFTAVALGDRFVARTGYTGEDGYEIILPAAEAPVFWGHLAKAGVAPCGLGARDTLRLEAGMNLYGTDMDERYTPLQSGLGWTVAWEPEDRDFVGRARLAAQKAAGSPHRFVGLVLEGRGVLRNHLKLFVGDQEVGEITSGGFSPTLERSIAMARIDADADNAALQVDLRGKRLPVRVVRPPFVRNGKARIEL encoded by the coding sequence ATGGGCAAAAAGACGCCACTCCACGACACGCATGTCGCCGCCGGGGCGCGCATGGTCGACTTCGGCGGCTGGGACATGCCGCTGCACTACGGCTCCCAGCTCGAGGAACACCACGCCGTGCGGCGCGATGCCGGCATGTTCGACGTCTCGCACATGACTGTCGTCGACATGCGCGGGCAGGGCGTCGCGAGCTACCTGCGCCGCCTGCTCGCCAACGATGTGGCCAAGCTGCCCAAGGGCAAGGCGCTGTACTCGTGCATGCTCGACGAGAACGCCGGCGTGATCGACGATCTGATCACCTATCACGTCGAGGACCGGTTCTTTCGCACGGTCGTGAATGCCGCGACGCGCGACAAGGACCTCGCCTGGTTGCAGCAGCAGACCGACGGCTACGACGTCGAGATCAAGGAGCGTCCGGATCTGGCGATGGTCGCCGTACAGGGCCCGAACGCGCGTGAAAAGGCCACCGCGGCGCTCGGCGACCGCGCGGCGGTCATTGCCGACTCGCTCAAGCCGTTCACGGCCGTGGCCCTGGGCGACCGCTTCGTCGCACGTACCGGCTATACCGGCGAGGACGGTTACGAAATCATCCTGCCGGCCGCCGAGGCTCCGGTGTTCTGGGGGCATCTCGCCAAGGCCGGCGTCGCACCCTGCGGGCTTGGCGCGCGCGACACGCTGCGCCTGGAGGCCGGCATGAATCTCTATGGCACCGACATGGACGAGCGTTATACGCCGCTGCAATCCGGCCTCGGCTGGACGGTGGCCTGGGAACCGGAAGACCGCGATTTTGTCGGCCGCGCCAGGCTCGCCGCACAGAAGGCCGCCGGCAGCCCGCACCGGTTCGTCGGGCTGGTGCTCGAGGGGCGTGGCGTGCTGCGCAATCACCTGAAGCTGTTCGTCGGCGATCAGGAAGTCGGCGAGATCACCTCCGGCGGTTTTTCGCCGACACTGGAGCGATCCATCGCGATGGCGCGCATCGACGCCGATGCGGACAACGCTGCCCTGCAGGTGGACCTGCGCGGCAAACGCCTTCCAGTGCGCGTCGTGCGTCCGCCGTTCGTGCGCAACGGCAAAGCCCGCATTGAACTGTAG
- a CDS encoding DUF4124 domain-containing protein encodes MNLKDAFRALAALTVFVLCVTPAPAFAGTIYKWTDDQGKVHFGDRPPARETAEPVKLRPINTYTAPPIVETAPIDPGLANLAAGELLLFSAPWCGHCQTAKRYLREHGIAYTELDVEASADARRRFERLGGRGLPLFVHGQRRLTGFSPESFERFWSPRSN; translated from the coding sequence ATGAATCTGAAAGACGCATTTCGGGCCTTGGCGGCGCTGACGGTGTTCGTGCTATGCGTCACGCCGGCGCCCGCGTTCGCGGGCACGATCTATAAATGGACCGATGACCAGGGCAAGGTCCATTTCGGCGACCGGCCACCGGCGCGGGAGACGGCCGAGCCGGTGAAACTGCGACCGATCAACACCTACACGGCACCGCCCATCGTCGAGACCGCGCCGATCGACCCGGGGCTGGCGAATCTCGCCGCCGGGGAGCTGCTACTGTTCAGCGCGCCCTGGTGCGGCCACTGCCAGACGGCCAAGCGCTACCTGCGCGAACACGGCATTGCGTACACGGAACTCGATGTCGAGGCATCCGCCGACGCACGCCGGCGCTTCGAACGGCTCGGCGGCCGCGGCCTGCCCCTGTTCGTCCACGGCCAGCGCCGACTGACCGGCTTTTCGCCGGAGAGCTTCGAGCGATTCTGGAGCCCGAGGTCCAACTGA
- the arsJ gene encoding organoarsenical effux MFS transporter ArsJ, producing the protein MNGAARSYAVVTGGYWAFTVTDGALRMLVVLHFHRLGYSPFEVAMLFLFYEFFGVVTNLVGGWLGARIGLNRTMHLGMALQVVALGMLVVPAAWLTVPYVMAAQALSGIAKDLNKMSAKASVKLMAPAGGDSPLLRWVAVLTGSKNALKGVGFFVGGALLAAIGFRGAVIALAALVAVALVATSWMLPGDLGRMSGKPKFRELFSKSAAINQLSAARFFLFGARDVWFVVALPVFLSAVLGWSFTGVGAFLASWVIGYGVVQALAPTLLRRGGRQPGGAAARVWALALILVPVAMAAALGTRADPATVMISGLAAFGVVFAINSALHSYLILAYSDRHGVSMNVGFYYMANAGGRLAGTVLSGWVYQQFGMVGCLWVSAAFVLVTLLLSLRLPAVTTA; encoded by the coding sequence ATGAACGGCGCCGCGCGGTCCTATGCCGTCGTCACCGGCGGCTACTGGGCGTTCACGGTCACCGACGGCGCGCTGCGCATGCTCGTCGTGCTGCATTTCCATCGCCTCGGCTACTCGCCGTTCGAAGTGGCGATGCTGTTCCTGTTCTACGAGTTCTTCGGCGTGGTCACGAACCTCGTCGGCGGCTGGCTGGGCGCGCGCATCGGGCTGAACCGCACCATGCATCTGGGCATGGCCTTACAGGTCGTCGCACTCGGGATGCTGGTCGTGCCGGCCGCGTGGCTCACGGTGCCCTACGTGATGGCGGCCCAGGCGTTGTCGGGCATCGCCAAGGACCTCAACAAGATGAGCGCCAAGGCGAGCGTCAAACTCATGGCGCCGGCCGGCGGCGACTCGCCGCTGCTGCGCTGGGTCGCGGTGCTGACCGGCTCGAAGAATGCGCTCAAGGGCGTGGGCTTCTTCGTCGGCGGCGCGCTGCTCGCGGCGATCGGATTTCGCGGCGCAGTGATTGCGCTGGCTGCGCTGGTGGCCGTCGCGCTCGTCGCCACCAGCTGGATGTTGCCTGGCGATCTCGGGCGGATGTCCGGCAAGCCGAAGTTCCGCGAGCTGTTTTCAAAATCGGCGGCGATCAACCAACTCAGTGCCGCGCGGTTTTTCCTGTTCGGCGCGCGCGATGTCTGGTTCGTGGTCGCCCTGCCGGTGTTCCTGTCGGCCGTGCTGGGCTGGAGTTTCACGGGCGTGGGTGCGTTTCTCGCGTCCTGGGTGATCGGCTACGGCGTCGTGCAGGCGCTGGCGCCGACGCTGCTGCGTCGCGGCGGACGCCAACCCGGCGGGGCTGCGGCGCGAGTCTGGGCGCTGGCCCTGATTCTCGTGCCGGTCGCGATGGCGGCCGCGCTCGGGACCAGGGCCGATCCGGCTACTGTGATGATCAGTGGGCTCGCTGCGTTCGGTGTGGTGTTTGCGATCAACTCGGCCCTGCACTCGTATCTGATCCTGGCGTATTCAGACCGCCACGGCGTGTCCATGAACGTCGGGTTCTATTACATGGCGAACGCCGGGGGTCGGCTCGCCGGCACCGTGCTGTCGGGCTGGGTCTACCAGCAGTTCGGCATGGTGGGCTGCCTGTGGGTGTCCGCGGCGTTTGTCCTCGTCACCTTGCTGCTGTCATTGCGGCTGCCGGCCGTCACGACTGCGTGA
- a CDS encoding ArsJ-associated glyceraldehyde-3-phosphate dehydrogenase — MPVRTAINGFGRMGRLALRAAWDTPELEFVHVNEPSCDAAGSAHLLKFDSIHGRWARETTATGDAMVVDGRTLSYSRLRTPAEVRWADAGVELVIEASGAFRSVESLAPYFDQGVRKVVVAAPVKGALNIVMGVNHDRYDERRDDIVTAASCTTNCLAPVVKVMHERLGIVHGAMTTIHNITNTQRIVDIGHRDLRRARACGESLIPTTTGSAKAIVDIFPELAGKLNGLAVRVPLLNASLTDFVFESARPTTPEVVNGYLKTAAEGELAGILGYEERPLVSVDYRDDPRSSVIDALSTMVIDSTQVKVLAWYDNEWGYANRLAELARLVARQMT; from the coding sequence ATGCCTGTGCGAACCGCGATCAACGGCTTTGGGCGCATGGGGCGGCTCGCCCTGCGCGCGGCCTGGGACACGCCGGAGCTGGAGTTCGTTCATGTCAACGAACCGTCCTGTGATGCCGCTGGCAGCGCCCACCTGCTGAAGTTCGACTCCATTCACGGCCGCTGGGCGCGTGAAACCACTGCGACGGGTGACGCCATGGTCGTCGACGGTCGAACGCTCAGCTACAGTCGACTGCGCACCCCCGCCGAGGTGCGCTGGGCCGATGCCGGTGTGGAACTCGTGATCGAGGCCTCCGGGGCGTTCCGCAGCGTCGAGTCGCTGGCGCCGTATTTCGACCAGGGCGTGCGCAAGGTCGTGGTCGCGGCGCCCGTGAAGGGCGCGCTGAACATCGTGATGGGCGTCAACCACGACCGTTACGACGAGCGGCGCGATGACATCGTCACGGCTGCATCGTGCACCACGAACTGTCTGGCGCCGGTCGTCAAGGTCATGCACGAGCGGCTCGGCATCGTGCATGGTGCGATGACGACGATCCACAACATCACCAATACCCAGCGCATCGTCGATATCGGGCATCGTGACCTGCGCCGCGCGCGCGCCTGTGGCGAATCGCTGATTCCGACGACAACCGGTTCCGCCAAGGCCATCGTCGACATCTTTCCGGAACTCGCAGGCAAGCTGAACGGGCTCGCCGTGCGGGTGCCGCTGCTCAACGCATCCCTGACCGATTTCGTGTTCGAGAGCGCGCGGCCGACCACGCCCGAGGTGGTCAACGGGTACCTGAAGACGGCTGCCGAAGGTGAGCTCGCCGGCATCCTCGGTTACGAGGAGCGTCCACTGGTGTCGGTGGACTATCGTGACGATCCGCGCTCGTCGGTCATTGACGCGCTGTCGACCATGGTCATAGATTCCACCCAGGTGAAGGTCCTGGCCTGGTACGACAACGAGTGGGGATATGCCAACCGCCTTGCTGAACTCGCGCGCCTGGTGGCCCGGCAGATGACATGA
- the phoU gene encoding phosphate signaling complex protein PhoU, giving the protein MHPKLEGHTVARYDSELSRLFEWFLEMGGFTLHLVGRVIGAMEHLNAEEARSAMVDDAQINALERSVDEEIAKLLARRAPLAHDLRVVLAISKAASDLERIGDECKRIGEVVVHIVEGKNGAEPSASLLYDTKRMGAMVSTMLRGSLEVFDKLDADKAAAVLVEQHALEEQFDASLRRLATFMLEDVRSIGLVIDVLLVTKALERIGDYSKNVAQQVIYLGRGEDVRHRSPANAGR; this is encoded by the coding sequence ATGCATCCGAAACTTGAAGGGCACACCGTTGCCCGCTACGACAGCGAGCTGTCGCGGCTGTTCGAATGGTTCCTGGAGATGGGCGGCTTCACGCTGCATCTCGTCGGTCGCGTGATCGGCGCCATGGAACACCTCAACGCCGAAGAGGCGCGCTCGGCGATGGTCGACGACGCGCAGATCAACGCGCTCGAACGTTCCGTGGACGAGGAGATCGCCAAGCTTCTCGCGCGCCGCGCGCCGCTCGCACACGATCTGCGCGTGGTGCTGGCCATCTCCAAGGCCGCATCCGACCTCGAACGCATCGGTGACGAGTGCAAGCGCATCGGCGAAGTCGTCGTCCACATCGTAGAAGGCAAGAACGGCGCTGAACCAAGCGCTTCGCTGCTCTACGACACCAAGCGCATGGGTGCGATGGTCTCCACCATGCTGCGTGGATCGCTCGAGGTGTTCGACAAGCTCGACGCCGACAAGGCCGCTGCGGTGCTGGTCGAGCAGCATGCGCTCGAAGAGCAGTTCGACGCCTCGCTGCGCCGGCTTGCGACCTTCATGCTCGAGGACGTGCGTTCGATCGGTCTGGTGATCGACGTGTTGCTGGTGACCAAGGCGCTCGAACGCATCGGCGACTATTCGAAAAACGTCGCCCAGCAGGTCATCTATCTCGGCCGCGGCGAGGACGTGCGACATCGCAGCCCGGCAAATGCCGGCCGATGA
- a CDS encoding phosphate ABC transporter ATP-binding protein: MTDEVLDDARTASEVDDPIEVRGHAVVDRESRKTVGTVTVPHPRMTCRNVQVYYGDKHAIKDVSIDIGQHEVLAMIGPSGCGKSTFLRCLNRMNDTVASARVEGDIKLDGMDIHTREVDVVTLRAQVGMVFQKPNPFPKSIYENVAYGPRIHGLSDSKAELDEIVEQSLQRAGLWDEVKDRLNHPGTGLSGGQQQRLCIARTIAVRPEVILMDEPCSALDPIATARIEELIDELRENFSIVIVTHSMQQAARVSQRTAYFHLGDLIEVGTTDQIFTNPRHRLTEDYITGRFG, from the coding sequence ATGACAGACGAAGTGCTTGATGACGCGCGGACCGCGAGCGAGGTCGACGACCCGATCGAGGTGCGCGGCCATGCCGTGGTCGATCGCGAGAGCCGCAAGACGGTCGGCACGGTGACCGTGCCGCATCCGCGCATGACCTGCCGCAACGTGCAGGTCTATTACGGCGACAAGCATGCGATCAAGGACGTGTCGATCGACATCGGTCAGCACGAGGTGCTGGCGATGATCGGCCCGTCCGGCTGCGGCAAGTCGACCTTCCTGCGCTGCCTGAACCGCATGAACGACACGGTGGCCAGCGCGCGGGTCGAGGGCGACATCAAGCTCGACGGCATGGACATTCACACCAGGGAAGTGGATGTCGTCACCCTGCGTGCCCAGGTCGGCATGGTGTTCCAGAAGCCGAACCCGTTCCCGAAATCGATCTACGAGAATGTCGCCTACGGACCACGCATTCACGGCCTGTCCGACAGCAAGGCGGAACTCGACGAGATCGTCGAGCAGAGCCTGCAGCGCGCCGGGCTCTGGGACGAGGTCAAGGATCGCCTGAATCACCCGGGCACGGGCCTGTCCGGCGGCCAGCAGCAGCGTCTGTGCATCGCGCGCACGATTGCCGTGCGCCCCGAGGTCATCCTGATGGACGAGCCGTGTTCGGCGCTCGATCCGATCGCGACTGCGCGCATCGAGGAACTGATCGACGAACTGCGTGAGAACTTCTCGATCGTGATCGTCACGCACTCCATGCAGCAGGCCGCGCGCGTATCGCAGCGTACGGCGTATTTCCATCTCGGCGACCTGATCGAGGTTGGCACGACCGACCAGATCTTCACGAACCCGCGCCATCGCCTGACGGAAGACTACATCACCGGCCGGTTCGGCTAG